The proteins below are encoded in one region of Paracoccus methylovorus:
- a CDS encoding acyl carrier protein translates to MSDIADRVKKIVVEHLGVDEEKVTETASFIDDLGADSLDTVELVMAFEEEFGIEIPDDAAETIQTFGDAVKFIQGAV, encoded by the coding sequence ATGAGCGATATCGCTGATCGCGTGAAGAAAATTGTCGTCGAGCACCTGGGTGTCGATGAGGAGAAGGTGACGGAAACCGCCTCGTTCATCGACGATCTTGGCGCCGATTCGCTGGATACCGTGGAGCTGGTCATGGCGTTCGAGGAAGAGTTCGGTATCGAAATCCCGGACGACGCCGCCGAAACGATCCAGACCTTTGGCGATGCGGTGAAATTCATCCAGGGCGCAGTCTGA
- the fabG gene encoding 3-oxoacyl-ACP reductase FabG, whose amino-acid sequence MFDLTGRNALVTGASGGIGGAVAEALHAAGATVALSGTREAPLRELADKLGARAHVVTANLGDAAAVEALPKAAVEAMGSVDILVNNAGITRDNLFMRMSDEEWAQVLEVNLTSSFRLCRGVLRGMMKARWGRIVNISSIVGTTGNPGQGNYAAAKAGLVGMSKSLAYEVASRGITVNCVAPGFIETAMTDKLNEEQKGRILAQIPAGRMGSAQEIAAAVLYLASPESGYVTGATLHVNGGMAMI is encoded by the coding sequence ATGTTTGATCTGACGGGCAGGAATGCCCTTGTAACCGGGGCATCTGGCGGGATCGGCGGGGCGGTGGCCGAGGCTCTGCATGCGGCCGGTGCCACGGTGGCTTTGTCGGGCACGCGCGAGGCGCCGCTGCGGGAACTGGCCGACAAGCTTGGTGCGCGCGCCCATGTGGTGACGGCGAATCTTGGCGATGCGGCAGCCGTCGAGGCTTTGCCCAAGGCGGCGGTCGAGGCCATGGGTTCGGTCGATATTCTGGTCAACAATGCCGGGATCACGCGCGACAACCTGTTCATGCGCATGTCCGACGAGGAATGGGCACAGGTGCTGGAGGTCAATTTGACGTCAAGCTTCCGGTTGTGCCGGGGGGTACTGCGCGGCATGATGAAGGCGCGCTGGGGACGGATCGTCAATATCAGCTCGATCGTCGGCACCACCGGAAATCCGGGACAGGGCAATTACGCCGCTGCCAAGGCAGGGCTGGTCGGCATGTCGAAAAGCCTGGCCTATGAAGTCGCATCGCGCGGTATCACGGTGAACTGCGTGGCCCCGGGCTTTATCGAGACGGCGATGACCGACAAGCTGAACGAAGAGCAGAAGGGGCGGATCCTGGCGCAGATTCCTGCGGGCCGCATGGGCTCAGCCCAGGAAATCGCCGCGGCTGTGCTGTATCTGGCCAGCCCGGAGTCGGGCTATGTCACAGGTGCCACGCTGCATGTCAACGGCGGCATGGCGATGATCTGA
- the fabD gene encoding ACP S-malonyltransferase yields MRAFVFPGQGAQVVGMGRELAEAYPAAREVFAEVDEALGESLSNLIWNGDIETLTLTRNAQPALMATSIAALRALEAEGFGIGDADFVAGHSLGEYSALCAAGALSLSDTARLLSLRGQAMQEAVPVGQGAMAAILGLDFAAVDQIARDAADGEVCQAANDNDPAQVVISGHKAAVERAAVLAKERGAKRALMLPVSAPFHSALMQPAAAVMAEALAAVEISAPAVPLVANVRAEPVTEPGAIRRLLVEQVTGAVRWRESVEFLAAAGVDEFWEIGAGKALSGMIKRIAKDVVVRNVGAPADIAALRG; encoded by the coding sequence ATGCGGGCATTCGTATTTCCGGGGCAGGGCGCTCAGGTCGTCGGCATGGGGCGCGAGCTGGCCGAGGCTTATCCGGCGGCGCGCGAGGTCTTTGCCGAGGTGGACGAGGCACTGGGAGAAAGCCTGTCCAACCTGATCTGGAACGGGGATATCGAGACCTTGACCCTGACCCGGAATGCCCAGCCGGCACTGATGGCGACCTCCATCGCTGCCCTGCGGGCGCTGGAAGCGGAAGGTTTCGGCATCGGGGACGCGGATTTCGTCGCCGGTCATTCGTTGGGGGAATATTCGGCGCTTTGCGCCGCAGGCGCGCTGAGCCTGTCCGACACCGCACGGCTTTTGAGCCTGCGCGGCCAGGCCATGCAAGAGGCGGTGCCCGTGGGGCAAGGCGCGATGGCGGCGATTCTGGGGCTTGATTTCGCCGCGGTGGACCAGATCGCCCGCGATGCGGCCGATGGCGAGGTCTGTCAGGCCGCCAATGACAATGATCCGGCGCAAGTGGTGATCTCGGGTCACAAGGCGGCGGTTGAGCGCGCAGCGGTGCTGGCCAAGGAGCGCGGCGCCAAGCGGGCTTTGATGCTGCCGGTTTCGGCCCCGTTCCATTCGGCGCTTATGCAGCCGGCGGCGGCGGTGATGGCCGAGGCGCTGGCGGCGGTGGAGATCTCTGCGCCGGCGGTGCCGCTGGTCGCCAACGTCCGTGCCGAGCCGGTGACCGAGCCCGGCGCGATCCGGCGGCTATTGGTCGAGCAGGTGACCGGCGCTGTGCGCTGGCGTGAATCGGTGGAGTTTCTGGCGGCGGCCGGTGTCGATGAGTTCTGGGAGATCGGCGCCGGCAAGGCCTTGTCGGGCATGATCAAGCGCATTGCCAAGGACGTCGTGGTGCGCAATGTCGGTGCCCCTGCGGATATTGCGGCGCTGAGGGGCTGA
- a CDS encoding ATP-binding protein, with the protein MNFDWLKRVMPRGLYGRAALILFLPVVVVTVVVTIMFLQRHFEDVTRQMTSGMAREVALVAARIEAAPDIETARASAREVAGPLGLELTLPADPGADWRAPFDLSGRLVISELHDRVPAVRAVDLSQRREVRVTLQGRWGDYRLDFPRLRVSASNPHQLLVLMIGTSLLMTAIATIFLRNQLRPIRRLARAAEEYGKGRIIPYRPGGAIEIRSAGTAFLEMRARIERQNEQRKQMLSGVSHDLRTPLTRLRLGLSMLSPDYPPEREEIAALESDVAAMGTMVDAFLDHARDAAQDAPPQLVPALDFVRGIVADAQRGGQRVMLHSVAGDETGRATFRSDSMRRAVENLIGNAVRYGDRAEVEAALGPSYFRISVEDDGPGIPAAKREEALKPFTRLDPARNQNRGQGVGLGLSIAADIARAHGGQLRLGEGERLGGLRAEIVIPR; encoded by the coding sequence ATGAATTTCGACTGGTTGAAACGGGTTATGCCGCGCGGGCTTTACGGACGGGCGGCGCTGATCCTGTTCCTGCCGGTCGTGGTGGTGACCGTCGTGGTCACCATCATGTTCCTGCAACGCCATTTCGAGGATGTGACGCGGCAGATGACCTCGGGCATGGCGCGCGAGGTTGCGCTGGTCGCAGCGCGGATCGAGGCGGCCCCCGATATTGAGACGGCGCGCGCATCGGCGCGCGAGGTCGCCGGGCCACTGGGATTGGAACTGACCCTGCCCGCCGATCCGGGTGCCGACTGGCGTGCCCCTTTCGATCTGTCGGGGCGCCTTGTGATTTCCGAATTGCACGACCGTGTGCCGGCCGTCCGCGCCGTCGACCTGAGCCAGCGACGCGAGGTACGGGTGACGCTGCAGGGGCGGTGGGGCGATTATCGGCTGGATTTTCCGCGCCTTCGCGTCAGTGCCTCGAACCCGCACCAGCTTTTGGTTCTAATGATCGGCACCTCGCTGCTGATGACGGCGATTGCGACGATCTTTTTGCGCAACCAGTTGCGCCCGATCAGGCGGCTGGCGCGCGCGGCCGAGGAATATGGCAAGGGCCGGATCATTCCCTATCGCCCCGGCGGCGCGATCGAGATCCGCAGCGCCGGCACCGCCTTTCTTGAGATGCGCGCCCGCATCGAGCGTCAGAACGAACAGCGCAAGCAGATGCTTTCGGGCGTCAGTCACGACCTGAGGACACCCCTGACCCGGCTGCGGCTGGGGCTGTCGATGCTCAGCCCCGATTATCCGCCCGAGCGCGAGGAGATCGCAGCACTGGAAAGCGATGTGGCGGCGATGGGCACGATGGTCGATGCCTTTCTGGATCATGCCCGCGATGCGGCGCAGGATGCGCCCCCCCAACTGGTGCCGGCGCTGGATTTCGTGCGCGGTATCGTCGCGGATGCGCAACGCGGCGGGCAGAGGGTCATGTTGCACTCGGTGGCGGGGGACGAGACAGGGCGGGCGACTTTTCGCAGTGACAGCATGCGCCGCGCCGTCGAGAACCTGATCGGCAACGCCGTGCGCTATGGCGACCGCGCCGAGGTCGAGGCGGCATTGGGCCCCAGCTATTTCCGCATCTCGGTCGAGGATGACGGTCCGGGTATCCCGGCTGCCAAGCGTGAAGAGGCGCTGAAGCCCTTTACCCGACTGGACCCCGCGCGCAACCAGAACCGCGGGCAAGGCGTGGGTCTGGGCCTGTCCATCGCCGCCGACATCGCCCGCGCTCATGGCGGCCAGCTTCGCTTGGGAGAGGGTGAACGGCTGGGCGGATTGCGGGCCGAGATCGTCATTCCACGCTGA
- a CDS encoding MBL fold metallo-hydrolase encodes MTSAKKALRIITADNPSPFTGPGTNTFLLGHEQVAVIDPGPDLAAHRHAILAAAGPGRISHIFVTHAHLDHSGGALALSLATGAPVLGFGPAESGRSAVMERLAQEGAIDGGEGLDRDFLPDISLGDGAVVETDEWRLSALHTPGHFAGHLAFLQDETIFCGDVVMGWASTLISPPDGDLADYFRSLARLDSAGAQVLLPAHGEAVRDPAARLAELAAHRRERTVQILAALRDGPATAEALARRIYQIPAAMIPAAKRNVLAHLIALSELGAVSTPAPIVSDSVFSAH; translated from the coding sequence ATGACAAGCGCCAAGAAAGCCCTGCGGATCATCACCGCCGACAATCCCTCGCCCTTTACCGGGCCGGGCACCAATACTTTCCTGCTGGGACACGAACAGGTCGCGGTAATCGACCCCGGCCCCGACCTTGCCGCGCATCGCCACGCGATTCTGGCCGCTGCGGGTCCCGGCCGCATCAGCCATATTTTCGTGACGCATGCGCATCTGGATCATTCCGGCGGCGCCCTCGCGCTTTCGCTCGCGACAGGCGCCCCGGTTCTGGGCTTCGGACCGGCGGAATCGGGCCGCTCTGCGGTAATGGAGCGGCTGGCGCAGGAAGGCGCAATCGACGGTGGCGAGGGGCTGGACCGCGACTTTCTTCCCGATATTTCACTGGGCGACGGCGCGGTGGTCGAAACAGACGAGTGGCGGTTGAGTGCGTTGCATACGCCGGGCCATTTCGCCGGCCACCTGGCCTTTCTCCAGGACGAGACGATCTTTTGCGGCGATGTGGTGATGGGTTGGGCGTCGACCCTTATTTCACCGCCCGACGGCGATCTGGCGGATTATTTCCGCTCACTGGCGCGGCTTGATTCAGCCGGAGCGCAGGTGCTGCTGCCTGCGCATGGCGAAGCGGTGCGCGATCCCGCGGCGCGGCTGGCAGAACTGGCTGCGCATCGGCGCGAGCGCACGGTGCAGATCCTTGCCGCGCTTCGCGACGGCCCCGCCACCGCCGAGGCGCTTGCGCGGCGAATCTACCAGATCCCCGCGGCAATGATTCCTGCCGCCAAGCGCAATGTGCTGGCGCATCTGATCGCGCTCTCCGAGCTTGGCGCGGTCTCGACCCCCGCTCCGATCGTCTCGGATTCGGTCTTTTCCGCCCATTGA
- a CDS encoding D-alanyl-D-alanine carboxypeptidase family protein — protein MKEVFGQPFEVLCGRSYAASAWGGAISGSNASTVRLMVNWYSDQAGTRLIEAQQIGADCIGSVPSFRTAIFGAPGSALTAKVSMQVVSRPADAHVTFYGADIVRAVTSDMLLPTPYTPPEIGAYAAICVHLGAMPGFPNTVLFKRRPLAPVAPASLTKVLTAIVALRVAASAGVSTSELLKIEAEDEVGGSGSRIVDGDILSFGDALKYMLMPSSNNASMLIARVFGGLLEGGGSPVDRFVKEMNRVAEDLGMSDSRFKNPSGLGAAGQVTTMKDISALMIAAAAQPEIMKAWRRRRYVVEVQGKKARHITIRHTVPMVSNADVLGGKSGTLGRKCYNAALLVTVPTGNTMVVAVSRAESATARYSDLRTIIDAVVKGHDWPVLVPSPRLEHRSL, from the coding sequence ATGAAAGAGGTTTTCGGGCAGCCATTCGAGGTTCTCTGCGGGCGATCCTATGCAGCATCGGCATGGGGTGGTGCGATCTCCGGCTCGAATGCCAGCACAGTCAGATTGATGGTGAACTGGTATTCCGATCAGGCTGGAACCAGGCTGATCGAGGCGCAGCAAATCGGCGCAGATTGCATTGGTTCGGTCCCGAGCTTTCGAACGGCCATATTCGGGGCACCGGGTTCCGCCTTGACGGCCAAGGTCTCCATGCAGGTCGTCTCCAGACCAGCTGATGCGCACGTCACGTTTTATGGTGCCGATATCGTTCGAGCTGTGACCAGCGATATGCTGTTGCCAACGCCCTACACGCCACCCGAGATTGGAGCATACGCAGCCATTTGCGTGCATTTGGGTGCGATGCCCGGATTTCCCAACACGGTTCTGTTCAAACGGCGCCCGCTGGCACCGGTCGCGCCGGCTTCGCTGACCAAGGTTCTTACCGCGATAGTTGCCTTGCGCGTAGCTGCTTCTGCTGGGGTCAGCACGAGTGAGCTTTTGAAAATCGAAGCTGAAGATGAGGTCGGTGGTTCTGGAAGCCGCATCGTGGATGGCGACATTCTATCCTTCGGTGACGCACTGAAGTACATGCTGATGCCGTCGAGCAATAATGCTTCCATGCTCATAGCGAGAGTCTTCGGTGGTCTGCTCGAAGGTGGCGGCTCACCAGTTGATCGGTTTGTGAAAGAGATGAATCGCGTGGCGGAAGATTTGGGGATGAGCGACTCGCGGTTCAAGAATCCGTCCGGGCTTGGCGCAGCTGGCCAGGTCACGACAATGAAGGATATCTCGGCGCTCATGATTGCAGCGGCAGCGCAGCCGGAGATCATGAAAGCATGGCGCCGACGCCGTTACGTCGTCGAAGTGCAGGGCAAAAAGGCTCGCCACATTACCATTCGGCATACCGTGCCCATGGTTTCCAATGCTGATGTTCTTGGCGGGAAGTCTGGCACACTTGGACGCAAATGCTACAACGCCGCTCTGCTGGTGACCGTGCCGACGGGAAACACGATGGTTGTGGCTGTCTCCCGCGCCGAGAGCGCCACCGCGCGATATAGCGATCTCCGGACCATAATCGATGCCGTAGTTAAGGGTCATGACTGGCCGGTGCTTGTGCCGTCGCCTCGTCTCGAGCACCGGTCGCTCTGA
- a CDS encoding D-alanyl-D-alanine carboxypeptidase family protein, whose translation MPQTALTTAQLAAKMDREALGIGNFDVITESGSYRGYNATGTPVANLQIALTHIEGSGGRAWQVGRTQQTASGTPSREFRRYRTSTGEWEGWAEILASDAVATAAQGMRADSALQRAAGDPAALFLDGSGGAIYDFTDRQALGIASVSSVPSAVTDMLGGTGLVVSGTAPKAALSSGRLTLRSIDSTDQLNRPVPLIPETADCVLAWSQRTDTSGYKAMIWQHLVGVTGRTQISANVRFNGAVPVVADGWMQVFIAGVVDGAGSGGMIAAAPHPIGQWADFVLILRSGEKQSQFWRNGVLIDTFSRPTTIAQTTTTLLRHPSAVGAGQTMGRVLCLHRAAADGELDLIRAWLRESFTSAAANDGSSWVEPEISSVAAMIRSKPVAGTVGAVIWAKAGIEVLRPGSMTKLVTAYTGLRWLKQLDAMDTVFECQPGDATSGSGNNLTAGDTLDVDGAMANMGLPSSNVTTTVWARTIGQMILDHEAATGDAYSRFIAAMNAESARVGMIASTWGNASGLDGPGGGVWTTAEDLALLCEIADQEHPEFQRIWSQPTWDLEIGGPNARITSIGHSVDFIEYGDPRVTWGKTGTTTGAQNCMLCQVIAPGGSRYYYVGFGASSDSIRYADADAVFTAAADGVDWPVLIPQLRQ comes from the coding sequence TTGCCGCAGACCGCCCTGACCACCGCGCAGCTTGCCGCGAAGATGGATCGCGAAGCCCTTGGGATCGGCAACTTCGACGTAATCACGGAGAGCGGATCCTATCGTGGTTATAATGCCACCGGCACCCCGGTAGCCAACCTGCAAATCGCCCTGACGCATATTGAGGGCAGCGGCGGCAGGGCGTGGCAGGTTGGCCGCACGCAGCAAACCGCCTCTGGAACACCTTCGCGGGAGTTCCGGCGCTACCGAACTTCCACTGGCGAGTGGGAGGGCTGGGCGGAAATTCTCGCCTCGGATGCTGTCGCGACCGCCGCGCAGGGCATGCGCGCCGACAGCGCCCTGCAACGCGCGGCCGGTGACCCGGCGGCCCTGTTCCTCGACGGTTCTGGCGGCGCCATCTACGACTTCACTGACAGGCAGGCCCTTGGCATTGCGTCAGTTTCCAGTGTTCCCTCGGCCGTGACCGACATGCTCGGCGGGACAGGCCTTGTCGTCAGCGGCACGGCTCCAAAGGCCGCACTTTCCAGCGGCAGGCTCACCCTGCGCTCGATCGACAGCACCGATCAGCTGAACAGGCCAGTTCCGCTAATCCCTGAAACGGCCGATTGTGTTCTGGCCTGGAGCCAACGGACGGATACATCCGGCTACAAGGCCATGATCTGGCAGCACCTGGTAGGGGTTACGGGGCGGACGCAGATATCCGCCAATGTGCGTTTCAATGGGGCTGTCCCTGTCGTGGCTGACGGCTGGATGCAGGTCTTCATCGCCGGCGTTGTCGATGGTGCGGGATCTGGCGGCATGATCGCTGCCGCGCCACACCCAATCGGACAGTGGGCTGACTTCGTGCTGATCCTGCGATCCGGCGAAAAGCAAAGCCAGTTCTGGCGCAACGGCGTGCTGATCGACACCTTTAGCCGCCCGACCACAATCGCACAGACGACAACGACCCTGCTGCGCCATCCGTCGGCCGTTGGCGCGGGTCAGACCATGGGGCGGGTTCTGTGCCTGCATCGGGCGGCCGCCGATGGTGAGCTCGATCTGATCCGCGCCTGGCTGCGGGAAAGCTTTACGAGTGCAGCAGCAAATGACGGGTCCTCTTGGGTTGAGCCGGAGATCTCCTCTGTCGCCGCCATGATCCGGTCCAAACCGGTAGCGGGCACGGTCGGCGCAGTGATCTGGGCGAAAGCGGGCATCGAGGTCCTGCGGCCCGGCTCGATGACCAAGCTTGTGACAGCCTACACCGGGTTGCGCTGGCTCAAGCAGCTTGATGCAATGGACACGGTTTTCGAATGCCAGCCGGGCGACGCCACAAGCGGATCGGGTAACAACCTGACGGCGGGCGATACGCTGGATGTCGATGGAGCGATGGCGAATATGGGGTTGCCGTCCAGCAATGTGACCACGACTGTATGGGCGCGCACCATCGGGCAAATGATCCTCGACCACGAGGCTGCAACGGGCGATGCCTACAGCCGCTTCATCGCAGCGATGAACGCCGAGAGTGCACGGGTTGGGATGATCGCCAGCACATGGGGCAACGCTTCTGGTCTGGATGGGCCGGGGGGCGGTGTCTGGACGACCGCCGAGGATCTGGCATTGCTCTGCGAGATCGCCGATCAGGAACACCCTGAATTCCAGCGCATCTGGTCGCAGCCAACGTGGGATCTGGAAATCGGCGGCCCAAATGCGCGGATCACCTCCATCGGGCATTCGGTTGATTTTATCGAATACGGTGACCCGCGCGTGACTTGGGGCAAAACCGGCACCACTACGGGGGCGCAGAACTGCATGCTGTGCCAGGTGATCGCGCCCGGAGGCAGCCGGTACTATTATGTCGGCTTCGGAGCCTCGTCCGATTCCATACGCTACGCCGATGCGGATGCGGTATTTACCGCCGCCGCCGACGGCGTCGATTGGCCCGTCCTGATCCCGCAACTGCGACAGTAG
- a CDS encoding host specificity factor TipJ family phage tail protein, with product MIPVLAASQFDPGAGRVEIVLSEGLTVAQIVRQALPGATAEDLKRIRVALVSPAGSSIIAPALWHAVRPKPGARVVIRLVPGKGALRAVLSVVVAIAAVALAYYFAPALAGALGWGASTAAIGAAMGVIGMGVNLIGNLLINALVPPVKPDTEKVRNTYSISGWRNRLDPDGAVPFVLGSLRYAPPFAARPYTEIVGDWQYLRCIFLFGEGRLNLSDFRIGDTPLSEFDEVQTEIRRGLADDLPCSLYPQQIVEETVGVDLVRPLPRDDRGEVINGQPARETPITRTTGSDAKSASIILAFPAGLIQFTDDGNRHTVTVRIRVEQCRAGSGDWQTVTTLNISAKRQEAFYRQHTWALPARGRWDIRLTMLTDETEDSKVQQRTAWAALQTIRPEYPIAYDRPLTLVSVRVKATHQLSGALDNFTALASRVCPDWNHETGTWVTRATSNPASLYRLVLQHPSNPKAVPNGGIDLQQLQDWHDFCRLKGLAYNRVLDQTGTSLRDVLTEIAAAGRATPRHDGLKWGVVIDRPSELIVDHVSPRNSWNFSCRRVYAERPHGFIVRFQDETDDFKENQRVIPWPGHEGSIDLTEMLDLPGITNPDIIFREATRRMYEAMLRPDVYEVTQDGAARVATRGDTIVISHDVLSTVQKAARVKDVTGPRVLLDDDVTMVAGKSYGVRFRRFSAADTIGSSDVRNVVTEAGTTNILTLSGDGPMPEAGDLILFGIAGQESARVIVTQTEATEDMCTILRCVDAAPEIDTLTDATRVPDWSSRVGTVIEADLIEPSAPRWTQIATSRINLTVWRVEYLLEPGSGAIRTSRYQVEHRLQGAASWTVLSVPAANGGGTIAGYIQGQVIEMRARAVSPADVPGPYGPTVTYTVGAEFNPPDALDADSVSVTALLGGGLILFATGPDAGTAQVQLYRSMSATLDRETDKSGKPVAVSPSQSHSITVGDTTRQNLIKNNAWVETAGSGWSVSGGIATHAPGESGDLSQPISMQAGRWYRIGYTVSGRTAGGVTPRLTGSTEVSGPSVAGNGPRSTRLQAVPGNNAFTLAAGASFDGSLEAISVFLETPACLAQGTHYLWLEPQTSDGLPGPVAGPFILEVI from the coding sequence ATGATACCCGTTCTTGCTGCCTCGCAGTTCGACCCCGGCGCCGGCCGCGTCGAGATCGTGCTGTCCGAGGGGCTGACGGTGGCGCAGATCGTGCGTCAGGCGCTGCCGGGGGCGACGGCGGAGGATCTGAAGCGCATCCGGGTTGCACTGGTCAGCCCGGCTGGTTCCAGCATCATCGCGCCCGCACTCTGGCATGCGGTGCGCCCGAAACCGGGTGCGCGGGTGGTGATCCGGCTGGTGCCCGGTAAGGGTGCGTTGCGGGCTGTGCTTTCCGTTGTTGTTGCCATCGCCGCTGTCGCTCTCGCCTATTATTTTGCCCCGGCCCTTGCCGGTGCCTTGGGCTGGGGCGCCAGTACCGCTGCCATCGGCGCGGCAATGGGCGTGATCGGTATGGGTGTCAACCTGATCGGCAACCTGCTGATCAACGCCCTGGTGCCACCGGTGAAGCCCGACACCGAGAAGGTCCGCAACACCTATTCGATCAGCGGCTGGCGCAACCGGCTCGATCCCGACGGGGCGGTGCCCTTCGTGCTGGGCTCGCTGCGCTATGCGCCGCCCTTCGCGGCCCGACCCTACACCGAGATCGTCGGCGACTGGCAGTATCTCCGCTGCATCTTCCTGTTCGGCGAGGGCCGGCTCAACCTGAGCGATTTCCGCATCGGCGACACGCCGCTGTCGGAATTCGACGAAGTGCAGACCGAGATCCGCCGGGGACTGGCCGATGATCTGCCCTGCAGCCTCTATCCGCAGCAGATCGTCGAGGAGACGGTGGGCGTCGATCTGGTGCGGCCGCTGCCGCGTGATGACCGGGGTGAGGTAATCAACGGTCAGCCGGCCCGGGAAACCCCGATCACCCGCACCACCGGCAGCGATGCCAAAAGCGCCTCGATCATCCTCGCCTTTCCGGCCGGGCTGATCCAGTTCACCGATGACGGCAACCGGCATACGGTCACGGTGCGGATCCGCGTCGAGCAGTGCCGCGCCGGCAGCGGGGACTGGCAGACGGTCACCACCCTCAATATCTCGGCCAAACGGCAGGAGGCGTTCTACCGCCAGCACACATGGGCGCTGCCGGCGCGCGGACGCTGGGACATCCGGCTGACCATGCTCACCGACGAGACCGAGGACAGCAAGGTCCAGCAACGCACCGCCTGGGCGGCGCTGCAGACCATCCGTCCCGAATATCCCATCGCCTATGACCGGCCGCTGACGCTGGTCTCGGTGCGCGTCAAGGCCACGCATCAGCTGTCCGGGGCGCTCGACAACTTTACTGCGCTGGCCAGCCGGGTCTGCCCGGACTGGAACCATGAGACCGGGACATGGGTGACGCGCGCCACATCAAACCCGGCCTCGCTCTATCGGCTGGTGCTGCAGCACCCCTCGAACCCCAAGGCGGTGCCGAACGGCGGGATCGACCTGCAGCAGCTTCAGGACTGGCACGATTTCTGCCGGCTGAAGGGGCTGGCCTACAACCGCGTCCTCGACCAGACCGGCACCAGCCTGCGCGACGTGCTGACCGAAATCGCCGCCGCTGGCCGTGCCACCCCGCGCCATGACGGCCTGAAATGGGGCGTGGTCATCGACCGGCCCTCGGAGCTGATCGTCGACCATGTCAGCCCGCGCAACAGCTGGAACTTCTCCTGCCGCCGCGTCTATGCCGAACGCCCGCACGGCTTCATCGTCCGTTTCCAGGACGAGACCGACGATTTCAAGGAAAACCAGCGCGTCATCCCATGGCCGGGGCATGAGGGCTCTATCGACCTGACCGAGATGCTGGACCTGCCGGGCATCACCAACCCCGACATCATCTTCCGCGAGGCCACCCGGCGCATGTACGAGGCCATGCTGCGCCCGGACGTCTACGAGGTCACCCAGGACGGCGCCGCCCGGGTCGCCACGCGCGGCGACACCATCGTCATCAGCCATGACGTGCTCTCGACGGTGCAGAAGGCGGCGCGGGTCAAGGACGTGACAGGCCCACGGGTGCTGCTCGATGACGATGTCACCATGGTTGCGGGCAAGTCCTACGGCGTCCGCTTCCGCCGCTTTTCGGCAGCCGACACCATCGGCTCGTCGGATGTCAGGAATGTCGTCACCGAAGCTGGCACCACGAATATCCTGACACTTTCCGGCGACGGGCCGATGCCGGAGGCCGGCGACCTGATCCTTTTCGGCATCGCCGGCCAGGAGAGCGCCCGCGTCATCGTCACCCAGACCGAGGCGACCGAGGACATGTGCACGATCCTGCGCTGTGTCGATGCCGCGCCCGAGATCGACACGCTCACCGATGCCACCAGGGTCCCGGACTGGTCCAGCCGCGTCGGGACCGTGATAGAAGCCGACCTGATCGAGCCTTCAGCCCCGCGCTGGACGCAGATCGCCACATCGCGCATCAACCTGACCGTCTGGCGCGTTGAGTACCTGCTCGAGCCGGGTTCCGGCGCCATCCGCACTTCCCGGTATCAGGTTGAACATCGCCTGCAGGGCGCGGCCAGCTGGACCGTGCTTTCCGTCCCGGCCGCCAACGGCGGCGGCACGATTGCCGGATATATCCAGGGGCAGGTGATCGAGATGCGCGCCCGCGCCGTCTCACCGGCCGATGTGCCGGGACCATACGGCCCGACCGTTACCTATACGGTGGGCGCGGAGTTCAACCCTCCCGATGCGCTCGATGCCGACAGCGTCAGTGTCACCGCACTGCTCGGCGGCGGGCTGATCCTTTTTGCCACCGGCCCGGATGCCGGCACCGCGCAGGTGCAGCTCTATCGGTCAATGTCCGCGACACTGGACCGCGAGACCGATAAGTCCGGCAAGCCGGTCGCGGTTTCGCCGTCGCAGTCCCATTCCATCACCGTCGGCGACACCACGCGGCAAAATCTCATCAAGAACAATGCCTGGGTCGAAACCGCCGGGTCGGGCTGGTCGGTCTCGGGTGGCATCGCCACGCATGCACCCGGCGAATCGGGCGATCTGTCCCAGCCCATCAGCATGCAGGCCGGACGCTGGTATCGCATCGGTTATACTGTGTCTGGCCGCACCGCTGGCGGCGTGACACCGCGCCTGACTGGCAGCACGGAGGTTTCCGGCCCCAGCGTTGCCGGAAATGGTCCTCGCAGTACCCGCCTGCAGGCCGTCCCCGGCAACAACGCCTTCACGCTCGCCGCCGGCGCATCCTTCGACGGCAGCCTCGAAGCCATCTCTGTCTTTCTCGAAACCCCGGCCTGTCTTGCGCAGGGCACCCATTACCTGTGGCTCGAACCGCAGACCTCCGATGGATTGCCCGGCCCGGTGGCAGGTCCCTTCATCCTTGAGGTGATCTGA